One segment of Candidatus Eisenbacteria bacterium DNA contains the following:
- the rpmG gene encoding 50S ribosomal protein L33: MPRELVILACGDCKRRNYTTLKNRRTHPDRVEFKKYCPFCRKHTPHKESR, from the coding sequence ATGCCGCGAGAACTTGTTATCCTTGCCTGTGGTGATTGCAAACGCCGCAATTACACAACGTTAAAGAACCGGCGGACGCATCCGGATCGGGTTGAGTTCAAGAAGTACTGTCCGTTTTGTCGGAAGCACACGCCTCACAAGGAATCTCGTTAA